The following is a genomic window from Sedimenticola thiotaurini.
GGTTATCTGCGTGAGCAGGCCTGTTTCTGGCTCTGTCCCTATGCCCGTATTCAGGGTGTGATGGTCGACAATACCACAGTGCTTCCCACTTACGATTTCCATCGTGGGGAACCCCGTGGACGGGTTAAAAAAGGTGCTAAAGATGCCGATAGCTCCACCGGCGATTGTGTCGATTGCAACCAGTGTGTGGCGGTCTGTCCCACCGGCGTAGATATTCGGGCGGGGCAGCAGGAGGGGTGTATTACCTGCGCCCTCTGTATTGATGCCTGTAATTCGGTGATGGAAAAGGTCGGGCGGCCAAAGGGATTGATCCGCTATGAGTCGCTGGATATGCTGAACGGCAAAGAGAACCGGCCCATGCACAAGCGGCCGCGGGTGTGGGTGTACAGTCTGGTGTTGTTGTTGGCTATCACCGGTATTGGGTATGGCATGGCTACGCTGGACGCTATTGAAATCAAGGTGATTCATTCCCGGCAGCCACTCTACGTGCTGCAGAGTGATGGCTCAATCCAGAATAAATACACCATCAAGGTATTGAACAAGTTGACCGAAGATCTTAAGGTCAGCATTACTGTTCCGGGAGTGGACGGGGCGGTTCTGGTAGGTGCAGATGAACCGGTCACCGCGCGAAAAGGTGCGGTGACACCGCGAACTGTGTTTGTGCGTATTCCACGTGACAAACTCAAGGTTGAGTCTCAACCACTGGTGTTTTATGCCGAGTCTACGGATAAAACCGGCAAGCGGTTGGTCAGTAAACGAGAAAGTGTATTCATCGGACCAAAGCAGTAACGATATTACACCCTCTCTTCAAGGTGTGTGGATTACTAGTAGGCAGGAGTCCGGAATTTCTATTCCGGACTCTAGCTGTAAGAGGCTGATGTGACGACGATGACTGAAAAGCAATCTCCCTGGCGCAATCCGTGGGTACAGGGCTGGATCGGATTGTTAGTGGTGTTTCTGATGGCCAACGGGGTGATGATCTACCTGGCGCTGACCAACAACCCAGGGCTGGTGGTGGATGACTACTATGAGCGTGGGCAGGATTATGAAAAGAACATGCTCAAACGGCAAGCTCGTGATCCCGGCTGGGAAATGAAAGTGATTGCTCCCGAGCGCGTCGACGTCGGCATTCCGGCCCGTTATGGTGTTCGGATTACTGGTTCAGACGGCTATCCGGTAGCCCCCGATTTGGTCACTTTCTATGCCTATCGGCCGGCCAATTCAAAATTGGATTTTTCCATCCCAATGGAAGCTACCGATTCCGGCGTCTATGAAGCCAATGTCAGCTTCCCCCAACTGGGCGTGTGGGATATTCTTATCAGCGCGAAGCATGGGGATGATGAATATAATCTGCCGTACAGGGTTAGTGCGGGCGTCAACTAAGCCGTTATACTGACGGTTGGGTTGACTGCTCGGTCCATTACACGGCTGTCTCTCTGTGACATCAAAATTCCCCCGGCCGGGCAGAGATGCCCGGCATACTCTTATGTAAAGAAAGAAAAGGTGAGTGGTCGCATTCGGCCAGGCCTGTTGAAGAGTTGATCATATGTTAGTGGGGAGTTCCTCCAGGTGAGTGCCAATAGTTCTAAACAGTGCTTTCATTGCACACTTCCGGTGCCAGTTGATGAAGAAGTAGTGGCGTTCATCAAGGGTGAGCAACGGGAGTTCTGTTGTAACGGCTGTAAGTCTGTTTGTGAGGCGATTTATGCCGCTGGCCTGGATGGCTTTTATCAGCGGATGGGCGATGGTACAGCGCTCGCCCCACCTCCTGAACTGCCCAAACAGCTGGCCCTTTATGATCTGGATGAGGTACAGGAAGAGTTCGTGGATAGCCTGGGTGAGACTCGGGATATCCATCTGCTGGTGGAGGGGATTCACTGCGCCGCCTGTGTCTGGCTGATCGAACATTCCTTGCTGAACATGGCGGGTGTCACACAGGCGCGGGTTAATTTGTCCGGTAGGCGACTGCACGTGTCCTGGGATAACAGTCGCCTCAAACTCTCTGACATTATTCGACGCCTGGGCCAGATCGGTTACGGCGCAGTGCCCTACGATCCGGATGCCGCCGAGGATCGGCTCAAACGTGAAAACCAGCACCTGCTTTATCGCATGGGATTTGCCGGTTTCACCATGATGAACCTGTTATGGATCTCTATTGCGCTCTATAGCGGGGCAGACAAGGGTGAGTTCCGTACGCTGTTTCAGTGGGTCGGCTTTTTCCTGGCAACCCCCACCCTGATCTATTCCGGTTATCCCTTCTTCAAGGGGGCCTGGTCCGGGCTGAGAAACCTCCACCTGGGTATGGATGTGCCCATAGCGATTGGCGCCAGTATCACCTATCTCTATTCCATCTACGTGATGCTGAGTGGTACCACCACCGGCGAAGTCTACTATGACACAGTGGTCAATTTCATTTTCGTAATCCTGGTCGGACGCTATCTGGAGGCGATTTCCAAGCGCCAGGCGGTGGCCTCCACCCAGCGGCTGCTGGATCTGCAACCCCGGGTGGCGACACGGCTGTCAGCGGAAGGGGAGAAGGTGGTACCCATACGTTCGATCAAACCGGGTGACCGGGTCCTGGTCAGACCAGGTGAACGGATTCCGGTCGATGGCGTGATTCTGGAAGGTCAAAGTGCTGTCGATGAAGCTATGCTGACCGGTGAATCGGTGCCGGTGACCAAAACTACCGGGATGACCGTCTCCGCAGGCACCATCAACGGCCATGGTGCCCTGCAGGTCGAAGTGACCGGGCTGCTGAAAGACAGCGCCCTTGGCAGGATCATTCGCCTGGTGGAAGAGGCTCAGGCCAGTAAGGCGCCCATCCAATGTATGGCAGACCGGATTGTGCCCTGGTTTGTCGCTATCACCATCGGGCTGGCAACCGCCACGTTCTTCTGGTGGTTGGAAACTGACTTTGAGACGGCTCTGATGGCCGCAACGGCCGTGCTGATCATCACCTGTCCCTGTGCTTTCGGACTGGCGACCCCCATGTCCATTGCCGTGGCCACCGGCCTGGGAGCGCGTTAC
Proteins encoded in this region:
- the ccoG gene encoding cytochrome c oxidase accessory protein CcoG, with product MSGNPQSKHDAVVDELYAEAGHWKINTGEEKIHAKRVPGKWRIWKWIASLVWVPFFLGPYLRWDDRQAVLFDIPNRQFHLLGVTILPQDFWMLSLLLLFFAILLAVVTALAGRVWCGFFCFQTVWTDVFTWLEEKLEGPPQKRKKLDQGPLTLTKVRIKATKHLIWIVIAALTGISFVAWFTDAYQLWIDLVNFNLAPTAVITILLFIAGTYVLAGYLREQACFWLCPYARIQGVMVDNTTVLPTYDFHRGEPRGRVKKGAKDADSSTGDCVDCNQCVAVCPTGVDIRAGQQEGCITCALCIDACNSVMEKVGRPKGLIRYESLDMLNGKENRPMHKRPRVWVYSLVLLLAITGIGYGMATLDAIEIKVIHSRQPLYVLQSDGSIQNKYTIKVLNKLTEDLKVSITVPGVDGAVLVGADEPVTARKGAVTPRTVFVRIPRDKLKVESQPLVFYAESTDKTGKRLVSKRESVFIGPKQ
- a CDS encoding FixH family protein is translated as MTEKQSPWRNPWVQGWIGLLVVFLMANGVMIYLALTNNPGLVVDDYYERGQDYEKNMLKRQARDPGWEMKVIAPERVDVGIPARYGVRITGSDGYPVAPDLVTFYAYRPANSKLDFSIPMEATDSGVYEANVSFPQLGVWDILISAKHGDDEYNLPYRVSAGVN
- a CDS encoding heavy metal translocating P-type ATPase, translated to MPVDEEVVAFIKGEQREFCCNGCKSVCEAIYAAGLDGFYQRMGDGTALAPPPELPKQLALYDLDEVQEEFVDSLGETRDIHLLVEGIHCAACVWLIEHSLLNMAGVTQARVNLSGRRLHVSWDNSRLKLSDIIRRLGQIGYGAVPYDPDAAEDRLKRENQHLLYRMGFAGFTMMNLLWISIALYSGADKGEFRTLFQWVGFFLATPTLIYSGYPFFKGAWSGLRNLHLGMDVPIAIGASITYLYSIYVMLSGTTTGEVYYDTVVNFIFVILVGRYLEAISKRQAVASTQRLLDLQPRVATRLSAEGEKVVPIRSIKPGDRVLVRPGERIPVDGVILEGQSAVDEAMLTGESVPVTKTTGMTVSAGTINGHGALQVEVTGLLKDSALGRIIRLVEEAQASKAPIQCMADRIVPWFVAITIGLATATFFWWLETDFETALMAATAVLIITCPCAFGLATPMSIAVATGLGARYGILIRNGDVLERFSSINHFVFDKTGTLTEGAMRVTVIQTKNTLWRPGTPADQEVRQLLGQLLAVEQFSEHPVATALVECAESIGLKRQQLQGKAFVNRPGYGVSARVNGADVVIGNPAWLKENGVTGEAKFQELADQLGQLGTGSLHCAVNGLECALVGVEDPLRDDAASLVADLKAAGMELTMLSGDQQRTAEAIAARLGDMDVIAEVLPEQKDQVIASLQKNDHQVAMVGDGVNDAPALVRADVGIALGSGTDVSIASADIVLMSSELKKVRLASGLSRRTLRTIRQNIGISITYNLIMVPLAMSALVTPLVAAISMPISSLLVIGNAARIRTLFRGEQR